A window of Blautia argi genomic DNA:
TATGCTGTATGAAAAAGACTTTGATGTTTAAACAGGAGGAAACAAAATGACAGCCCCTTATCTGGGAAATCCAAAGAAAACCATAGAGGTTCTTCAAAAATATGATTTTGTTTTTCAGAAAAAATTCGGGCAGAATTTCCTCATTGATACCCATGTATTGGATAAAATTGTAAATGCTGCAAGGATTACAAAAGAAGACTTTGTTCTGGAGATTGGTCCTGGTATCGGGACCATGACCCAGTATCTTGCCAGCGCGGCGAGAGAGGTCTTTGCAGTAGAGATTGACAGGGCATTGATTCCTATTCTGGAAGATACCCTGCAGGATTACGAAAACGTAACCATTCTCAATGAAGATATATTAAAGGTAGATATCAGAAAGCTGGCAGAGGAGCGCAACGGCGGAAGGCCAATAAAAGTTGTGGCGAATCTGCCCTATTATATTACAACGCCGATTATCATGGGATTGTTTGAGGGAGAAGTGCCTATTGACTCCATTACGGTTATGGTGCAGAAGGAAGTGGCAGACCGCATGCAGGTAGGGCCGGGAACAAAGGATTATGGCGCCCTGTCTTTGGCTGTGCAGTATTACGCAGAGCCGTATATTGTAGCAAATGTACCGCCAAACTGTTTTATGCCAAGACCGAAGGTGGGAAGTGCGGTGATACGCCTTACAAGACATGAAACCCCTCCGGTTGATGTGAAGGATACAAAGCTGATGTTTCGGATTATCCGGGCGTCTTTTAACCAGAGGAGAAAAACACTGGCAAATGGTTTGAAGAATTCACCGGAAATTTCCTTTACAAAGGAAGAAATCCAAAATGCCATAGCAGCCTGCAGATTTCCGGAGGGTGTTCGGGGAGAAGCTCTGAGTTTGGAAGATTTTGCGGCTCTTACCAATGAGTTTTCAAAAATAAAATAAATACAATAACGGAAAAGCCACCGCAGTTTTCTGCGATGGCTTTCTTCTATAAATATTAAAGGAAGGAGAGCCGACTCTTGCGAGTCGACATATGAAAAAGAAAATATAAAAATAATGTGCTTTGTATTATTTTTATGATATTAGTATATCCTTTAAATATGTTCAAATCGTGTTGAAGTTGTGAAGAAATCATGAACGAAATTCAAAAGTTTTATGAATGTTCAGGATTCTCCAAATCAGCAGAAAGTGTCTGAATCTGCAGGTGCTCAATATCCAGAAAATGTTCGATACAGACACGGATTCCGCCGATTAGACAGGAAATATCCTGGAGTCGGGAAGCAAGGATTTTGCAGTCCCTGTTTTGGTGGCAGCGAAGGTATTCTGCAATCCGGGAATTGATATCCGGGATACAGTTGGAGAAAAAGCTGTTCAGTACAATCAGGTCTGTATTAAAGGTATTTACAATGTTATTCATACCAATTGCCATGTATTTGACAAACAGATTTATCATTTCTATGGCTTCTGGGCGTTTTTGCTGGTAATCTTTTAAAAATTCTTCTGTATTGACATGGGATTGACCGATTTTGCGTGCATACTCCTCTAAGATAGCCCGTTCAGAAGCATATTGTTCCAGGCAGCCTTCATTTCCACAGGCGCAGGGCTTTCCGTCTGGAAAGAGAATGGTATGTCCCAGTTCCCCGGCATATCCGTCCTGTCCCTTATAAAGTTTTCCGTTGACTAAAATTCCCATACCGATGCCATCGTGGACATTGATGTGTATCATATTTTGATATCCACAGCGAAAGGCAGATTCTCCAAGCACAGAAAAGTTGGATTCATTTTCCGAAAAAACCGGAATCTGAAATCTTCCGGAAAGCAGTTCACTCAGATTTGGCGCAGGAAGAGGATAGTAAGGAGTGAAAACAATACGGTTTTTATGCACAACACCGTAAATACCAATACCTATTCCTACAATGCCGTAAGGACTTTCTTTGCAGTTTTCCATATGTTCAGAAATAATGTGTTCCAACAGAGGAAGCAGGTTCGCTTCAGGAGAGAAGGGAAATTCCTTTACCCGGCAGTTCTCCCCTTTTAAATCTGTTATCAGGGTGATAATCTGGTGCGGGCGCACGTCTATGGCAAGAACCTGACCGCAGCTTTGATGGAATTTCAGTAAAATAGGTTTTCTTCCCATGGCAGTCTGGGCGCTTCCGATTTCCTGAACCAGATTTTTGTCCAGCAGTTCCTGCACAATGTTGGAAATGGTAGCCTTTGTAAGCTGCAAATGCTTTGCTAAATCTGCTCTGGAAACAGGGGGATTGTTTACAATGTATTCTAAAACCAGCCGTCGGTTGGTGTTTCTTATCATTTCCTGGTTGGCAATGGGCATGACAGCAGTTCTCCTTTGCATAAAAATTTTATCTGTTTCTATCATACACGGTTTAAAGGAGAGGGGCAAGAGGGATTTGTTTAAAGGGTAAACAAAAAGATTTAAGGAATATTAGGAAAGTCTTTAGATAAACTTTAGATGTTTCTCATAGCACTTTGTGCTATAATGAGGTGGAAATTTGAAACAAAGAGTTTTGAAAAACAGGAGATAGAGATATGAAGAAAAAAGGAATTGCGTTACTGTTGACAGGGCTTATGATAGCAGCAACCCCATTTTCTGTCTATGCAGACCGGGAAGATGCAAAGCTGAATGTGCCTTATGTTTCCCTTGGTGCGGATTTGAACACAACGGAGCGTGCTGCAGTGTTGCATTTTCTGGGAGTGACAGAGGAGGAACTGAAGGAGTATACTGTGGCGACAGTGACAAATAAAGACGAGCATGATTATCTGGATTCTTATCTGGATAAGAGCGTTATTGGTTCAAGGGCGCTGTCTTCTGTGCTGGTAGAAGGGAAGAAGGACGGAAACGGCATTAATGTTACTACGAAGAATATTACCTACTGTACTCCGGGAATGTATGAAAACGCCCTGGCAACAGCAGGAATTAAGGACGCGGATATTATTGTAGCAGGCCCTTTTGAGATTTCCGGTACAGCCGCGCTGGTAGGCGCCATTAAATCCTACGAAAATATGACCGGGGAAACTGTGAAGACGGAAAATGTGGAAACAGCTACAAATGAGCTTGTGATTACCGGGCAGGTGGCAGAGAGCGTAGGAGATACAGAGAAAGCGGAGCAGCTCATCGGCGCGGTGAAAGAACAGGTGGTAGACGGCCAGGCAGTGACAGCAGAGGAAATCGGCGAAGTAGTAGACCAGGCAGCCGAGGAGCTGAGTATTCAGCTTTCTGAAGAAGACCGTCAGGCGATTGTGAAGCTTATGGAAAAAATAGACGGTCTGAATCTGGATGTGGAAACTTTGAAGGAACAGGCAAAGGATTTGTACGGAAAAATTGAGGATTTGGGACTGAAGCTGGATATTAACAAGGAAGAGGTGGAAGGCTTTTTCCAGAAGATTATCAATGCCATTAAGGAATTTTTTGCGGGGCTGACAGAAGGGTAATACAAGTTAAGAGTTTTATAATTGCTTGACATAAATAAAATGGGAGATGAAAAACATCTCCCTTAAAATTTGTTGTAATGGTAAGTTATAACTGGAAACTATAAATGAGCAAATATTGAAATTTGCACAAAACTACCCTACCAGTTTCAAAACAGCTTCAAGTGACGCGCCATTTTTTATGAACTGGTGCAGATTACCGATTCGCTCTGTTTTGACTTGATCTTGAAAATACCGGTATCCTTCCTCGAAGGTATTGTATTTCCCAGAATGCATACAGCACATGTAATGAACCAATGACATGATCAGCCAATACCGCTCGATTCCCTGCCGTGAGCGGATCTGACATTTGTCCAGCGCAAGTTTGTTTTTGCTCTGACGGAAAAATAATTCGATTGGCCACCGTTCTGTATATGTGTCAAGGATTTCCTGTGTGGATATTCCGGCATTTGTGGATATAAATACCCTCAGCGATTTCGGATTTCCAAAAGCTTCCCGGGGATAGCTGATAATAACCACCGCGTTTGGAATATCATTGAGTTCTCCTTCGTAGCGATACACATAGAATTCACGGCCGCCAACGGTCACAAGGCTGACAGCACGGTCTGTTTTTCTCAAATGAAGGGCAAACTCACTGACTTTCTGGCGGATTCCGCATGGATAGATGACCCGGTTGGTCTTCAGCGCTCCAATCGTATAAAATCCTTTCCGGATAAAACTCTCCATTACCTTTACGGAGGTATACCAGCTGTCGCATAGGAAATAGGAAATCACCGGTGCCACAGGAAGTTCATCCGCAATCTCCTGGACAATCTGTATCTTTGACTTTGATTTGTCATACAGGATGTCGGCATAATTCAGTATGAGCCCATTACAGGAAAGCATGACAGAAACAATCTGATGCCCATAATCCTGACAGCCCTTTAAATGGGATTGATGAAAGTACGCCGCTTCAATTGGATGCCCGGCCTGTAACGAAGGCCTGGTATGCGAAGCAATCGTATCATCCACAATACAGAAAACAGGCTGTCCTGAGCGTTGCGCTTCCAGATAAATAACCTGTATGACGGCATTTTTCAAAGTATCCTGGAGAGCGGAATCATTCCACTTGCCGTGGTTCAGGAAATAGGCGGTTGTGGTTCTATGCTGGTTACTTACTTCGGCGAAATCTACAGTTTTCCCCCTGTAACCACGGAGGAAAACGGAAACAATGATAGTCATCAGATGGTTTAGGTACACATCGGATAAAAATAAGCCGAGTTTTAAGGTTTTAAAGTAATTGTAAATACTGTTAGAATGATGTATACTGTTTGCAACGGGCACCCCCTTGTTGTTTGAGTATGTTGTTTGTTGGTACTTCAATTATACATCATTCAACAGCGGGTGTCTTTATTTTGTGCAATATTTGGTATTTACTCATTTATAGCTGGAAAAATAACAAAAGTTTTAAAATGTAATTGTAAATTATTATTTATTGAATAAACGATATCGTATTTAATCTATTTTGTCAAGGGCATTTTGGATAGAATCATTTCCAGGCAATTTTCATAAACGAGTTCTTTGACGTTGTCACAGTAATCAGCAAGTGGTGGAAGCATAGAAAAATTAGTTGTGAAAAATTTATCCGTTTCCTTAAAAAATCCATTGAAGAACCAAGGTTGTTTTCCTTTGACGGTGTTTCGGGCAAATATAGCAACGATTTCCTGATTGTATATAGTCAATAATCCTGTGTTCATACATCGGAATTTTTTGTCAGGAGAAAGGATAAATTTATTTTCTTCATCAATCCTGTTGTAAGTAAATTGAATATAATTTCTTAAAATGCGATAAGGGTCAGAGTTTTGGACTTTCTTTTATTTCTCACATCTCAAGTTTCATATCCCCGTCTTTTATCATATGCAGCTTCCGCATACCCTGAGCGATTCCCAGTGTCAGCACTCCTGGCAGTACAAAGTGCAGAAGTACGATTTTCACCATAACAACCGCAGGCTCTTCCTGGGCGGTCATGGTCTGGAAAGTGGAAATCTGTCCCAGTAATGCCATACTGCCAATTCCGGCTCCTGCAGCTGTGTTGTTCATTTTGGCAATCAGTGTGCTGACCGGTCCCAGAATCGCACTGGAGAGAAGGACAGGCAGCCAGATAAGGGGTCTTTTCAGAATGTTTGGAAGTTCTAAAAGGGGAGTGCCAAGCCCCAGGGACAGAAGACCTCCCACGCCGTTTTCCTTATATCCGGCAATGGCAAAGCCCACCATACTGCAGCAGCAGCCCACAGTAGCAGCGCCTGCGGCAAGACCGGTAAGATGCAAGGTGATTGCCAGCGCTGCAGCGTTTAGTGGCAGGGTGATGAAAATACACATCAGCAGGGATATGGTCATACCCATGAGAAAAGGCTTTTGCTGCGCTGCCCAGTTTACTGCATTTCCCAGATATTCCATGCCATGACTTAGAGGGATTCCTGCCCAAATGCCTACAAGAGAGCCGCCCAGGATTCCGGCAGCAGGGGCAAGTACAAGGTCAGAACGGATTCTGCCCTCTATAAGGCGTACCAGTTCAATGGCGGCAAAAGCTGCGAAAAAAGCCCCCAGAGGCTCTGTTTTTTCAGCAAGAGAAGAGATTCCCTCTGTCTGAAAAAGCGCTCCGGAAGCAAATTCTTTGGCAAAGGCTCCCACAGTCCCTGCAATGGCAGCAGAAAGAGCGGCAAGAGAGCTTTCCTCCAGGCGGCAGGCCATACCAATGCCAATGCCTGCTCCGGTAAGAGCAATGGCAAGCTGTCCCAGGTGAAGCAAAAACGCTGCCACTTGCCCGTCTAAAAGACCGGAAATCTGACAAAGCCCGGTTCCCAGTACCAGTGTGGTAAACAGCCCGTATGCCATACCGCTAAAACCTTCAATAAAAAAGCGATTTAATATTCTTTTCATAATTTCAGATTCTTAAATAAGGATCCAAGGGAAGTAGAGATTTCTTCACTTTCCGGTAATTCGTAATCCGGTTCTTCATCCTTTTCTTCCGGAATTTCGATTAAAGCTTTCATGCTCAGGCTGATTTTGCCGTCTTCGTTTTTAATAACTTTTGCTGTTACCGTATCCCCAATGCGTAACACGGCTTTTGGAGATTTGATTCTCTTTTCGGAAATCTGAGAAATATGTACCAGACCGGAAATGCCATCTCCCAAATCTACAAATGCACCGTAGGTCTGCAGGGATTCTACCTTTCCTTCTACAATGCTGCCCACCTGAATGCTGTTGATTTTTTTCAGTTTTTCGGCATCGGCTTTTTCCTTTAAGATTTCTCTGGCAGAGAGAATCAGACGGTTTTCCTGCTCATCTACTTCAAACACGCGGACAGTCAGAGTCTTTTTCAGATAATCTTCCGGGTCTTCCACATAAGTAAGAGCAAGCTTGGATACAGGGATGAAAGCACGGATTCCCTCTACATACGCAATGACACCGCCTTTTACGATTCCTTCTACTGTAACCTCAAATTCTGTTTTATCTTCTTTCATCTGCTCCAGTTTGTCCCAGATAAGCATATCGTCATCTCTGAAATCAGAGAAGGACGCATTGATTTCGTCCATGAAATCTTCCATGGTTTCCTGTTTTTTCATTTCTTCTGACATTTTAGTACCTCCCAATTTTCAGTTTGCGTCCAGTATAACACAATTGCCCATTGATTTAGAAGTGTGTTACTATAAAATCATCATAACCCGAAAGGAAAAAAATATGGCGAAACAGGGGAAAATATATATTATAGGACACAAAAATCCGGATACAGATTCGATTTGCTCTGCTATTGCGTATGCAGATATTAAGAATCGCCTGAATAACGGATACAGATATTCGGCAAAGCGCGCAGGACAGATAAATGAAGAAACAGAGTATGTGCTGAAAAAATTCGGTGTAGAAGCGCCGGGATATCTTTCTGATGTGGGAACTCAGGTGAAAGACATGGAAATTCGAGAAACACCGGGGGTTCCGAACAACATTTCTATTAAAGATGCCTGGGCAATTATGAAGGAGAGCAGCGCAGTAACGCTTCCCATTACAAAGGAAGACGGACAGTTGGAAGGGCTGATTACTACAGGGGATATTGCGAAATCTTATATGGATGCCCATGACAATTACTTCCTTTCCAATGCCAGAACTCAATACAGAAGTATTGCAAATACGGTGGACGGCACAGTGGTAACAGGAAATTCCCACGGTTATTTTGTACAGGGTAAGGTGGTTATCGGTGCCAGCCCACCCGGACAAGCTGGGAGAATTTCTGGAAGAAGACGATTTGGTCATTCTGGGGGACAGACATGAAGATCATTTGTGTGCCATTGAGCAGAACGTAAGCTGTATGATTGTGTGCAATCACGCAGAGGTGGCAGAGGATATTAAAATCGCAGCAGAGCGAAACCAGTGTGTGATTATTCAGTCTTCTCTGGACACCTTTACAGTAGCGCGTCTGATTAATCAGAGTATTCCGGTAAAGCATATTATGAAAAAAGAATAATCTGATTACCTTCCAGACTGATGACTTTACAGACCATATTAAGGATATCATGGTGCCAGAACCGGCCACCAGAGCCTTTCCTGTGGTAAATAAACCATGGAAAATACATAGGAACGGTTTCCCGCCGTAATTTGCTGGGAATGAAGAAGAAACAGTTGATTCTGGTTGACCATAATGAAAAAACACAGGCAGTAGACAATATCGACGCCGCAGAGGTGCTGGAAATCATTGACCACCACAGACTCGGCTCTCTGGAAACCCTGCAGCCCATTATGTTCCGCAATCAGCCTGTGGGCTGTACAGCAACTATTATGTATCAGATGTATACAGAAAAGGCGCTGGAAATCAGTCCGGCCATAGCAGGACTTTTGTGTTCTGCCATTATTTCTGATACGCTGATGTTCCGTTCTCCTACCTGCACTTCTTCGGATAAAATGGCAGCAGGAGCGCTGGCTCTGATTGCAGGGATTAACATTGAGGAGCATGCAAAGGAAATGTTTACAGCAGGCAGCAACCTGAAAGGAAAGACCACAGAGGTTATCTTCTATCAGGATTTCAAACGTTTTACCTCTGATAAGCTGAATTTCGGCGTGGGACAGATAAGCTCCATGAACGCAGAGGAGCTGGAAGATTTAAAGCAGCGGCTGATTCCTTTCATGGAGCATGAATGTGGAAAGAACGGAATTTCTATGGTCTTTTTCATGCTTACCAATATTTTAGAGGAATCCTCTGAAGTTATTTGTTACGGAGAGGGAAGTTGCCGTCTGGTAGAGGAATCCTTTGATGTAAAAGAATGTCAGGGAGGCTATGTGCTTCCGGGGGTAGTTTCCAGGAAGAAACAGTTGATTCCTGCTTTTATCGGAACCCTGCAGCAGAATAATAATTAGGAATGGTTTGAAAAGGAGATTGAAATGGCAAAAGCAGAGTGGAAGCCCGGAAATATGCTGTATCCGCTGCCGGTGGTAATGGTCAGTGTGGCAGACGAGGAAGGGCATGACAATATTATCACAGTTGCATGGGCGGGAACCGTCTGTACCAATCCTCCCATGGTGTCTATTTCTGTAAGACCGGAGCGTTATTCTTATCAGATGCTTCTGGATACCAGAGAATTTGTGATCAACCTGACAACGGAAAAGCTGGCCTTTGCCACAGATTACTGCGGTGTAAAGTCAGGAAGAGAGGTAGATAAGTTTAAAGAACTGC
This region includes:
- the rsmA gene encoding 16S rRNA (adenine(1518)-N(6)/adenine(1519)-N(6))-dimethyltransferase RsmA: MTAPYLGNPKKTIEVLQKYDFVFQKKFGQNFLIDTHVLDKIVNAARITKEDFVLEIGPGIGTMTQYLASAAREVFAVEIDRALIPILEDTLQDYENVTILNEDILKVDIRKLAEERNGGRPIKVVANLPYYITTPIIMGLFEGEVPIDSITVMVQKEVADRMQVGPGTKDYGALSLAVQYYAEPYIVANVPPNCFMPRPKVGSAVIRLTRHETPPVDVKDTKLMFRIIRASFNQRRKTLANGLKNSPEISFTKEEIQNAIAACRFPEGVRGEALSLEDFAALTNEFSKIK
- a CDS encoding ROK family transcriptional regulator; this encodes MPIANQEMIRNTNRRLVLEYIVNNPPVSRADLAKHLQLTKATISNIVQELLDKNLVQEIGSAQTAMGRKPILLKFHQSCGQVLAIDVRPHQIITLITDLKGENCRVKEFPFSPEANLLPLLEHIISEHMENCKESPYGIVGIGIGIYGVVHKNRIVFTPYYPLPAPNLSELLSGRFQIPVFSENESNFSVLGESAFRCGYQNMIHINVHDGIGMGILVNGKLYKGQDGYAGELGHTILFPDGKPCACGNEGCLEQYASERAILEEYARKIGQSHVNTEEFLKDYQQKRPEAIEMINLFVKYMAIGMNNIVNTFNTDLIVLNSFFSNCIPDINSRIAEYLRCHQNRDCKILASRLQDISCLIGGIRVCIEHFLDIEHLQIQTLSADLENPEHS
- a CDS encoding DUF1002 domain-containing protein, yielding MKKKGIALLLTGLMIAATPFSVYADREDAKLNVPYVSLGADLNTTERAAVLHFLGVTEEELKEYTVATVTNKDEHDYLDSYLDKSVIGSRALSSVLVEGKKDGNGINVTTKNITYCTPGMYENALATAGIKDADIIVAGPFEISGTAALVGAIKSYENMTGETVKTENVETATNELVITGQVAESVGDTEKAEQLIGAVKEQVVDGQAVTAEEIGEVVDQAAEELSIQLSEEDRQAIVKLMEKIDGLNLDVETLKEQAKDLYGKIEDLGLKLDINKEEVEGFFQKIINAIKEFFAGLTEG
- a CDS encoding transposase codes for the protein MTIIVSVFLRGYRGKTVDFAEVSNQHRTTTAYFLNHGKWNDSALQDTLKNAVIQVIYLEAQRSGQPVFCIVDDTIASHTRPSLQAGHPIEAAYFHQSHLKGCQDYGHQIVSVMLSCNGLILNYADILYDKSKSKIQIVQEIADELPVAPVISYFLCDSWYTSVKVMESFIRKGFYTIGALKTNRVIYPCGIRQKVSEFALHLRKTDRAVSLVTVGGREFYVYRYEGELNDIPNAVVIISYPREAFGNPKSLRVFISTNAGISTQEILDTYTERWPIELFFRQSKNKLALDKCQIRSRQGIERYWLIMSLVHYMCCMHSGKYNTFEEGYRYFQDQVKTERIGNLHQFIKNGASLEAVLKLVG
- a CDS encoding DUF3825 domain-containing protein — encoded protein: MLRNYIQFTYNRIDEENKFILSPDKKFRCMNTGLLTIYNQEIVAIFARNTVKGKQPWFFNGFFKETDKFFTTNFSMLPPLADYCDNVKELVYENCLEMILSKMPLTK
- a CDS encoding PTS transporter subunit IIC is translated as MKRILNRFFIEGFSGMAYGLFTTLVLGTGLCQISGLLDGQVAAFLLHLGQLAIALTGAGIGIGMACRLEESSLAALSAAIAGTVGAFAKEFASGALFQTEGISSLAEKTEPLGAFFAAFAAIELVRLIEGRIRSDLVLAPAAGILGGSLVGIWAGIPLSHGMEYLGNAVNWAAQQKPFLMGMTISLLMCIFITLPLNAAALAITLHLTGLAAGAATVGCCCSMVGFAIAGYKENGVGGLLSLGLGTPLLELPNILKRPLIWLPVLLSSAILGPVSTLIAKMNNTAAGAGIGSMALLGQISTFQTMTAQEEPAVVMVKIVLLHFVLPGVLTLGIAQGMRKLHMIKDGDMKLEM
- a CDS encoding S1 RNA-binding domain-containing protein codes for the protein MSEEMKKQETMEDFMDEINASFSDFRDDDMLIWDKLEQMKEDKTEFEVTVEGIVKGGVIAYVEGIRAFIPVSKLALTYVEDPEDYLKKTLTVRVFEVDEQENRLILSAREILKEKADAEKLKKINSIQVGSIVEGKVESLQTYGAFVDLGDGISGLVHISQISEKRIKSPKAVLRIGDTVTAKVIKNEDGKISLSMKALIEIPEEKDEEPDYELPESEEISTSLGSLFKNLKL